In a single window of the Mus musculus strain C57BL/6J chromosome 6, GRCm38.p6 C57BL/6J genome:
- the M6pr gene encoding cation-dependent mannose-6-phosphate receptor precursor, whose translation MFPFSGCWRTELLLLLLLAVAVRESWQIEEKSCDLVGEKDKESKNEVALLERLRPLFNKSFESTVGQGSDTYSYIFRVCREASNHSSGAGLVQINKSNDKETVVGRINETHIFNGSNWIMLIYKGGDEYDNHCGKEQRRAVVMISCNRHTLAANFNPVSEERGKVQDCFYLFEMDSSLACSPEVSHLSVGSILLVIFASLVAVYIIGGFLYQRLVVGAKGMEQFPHLAFWQDLGNLVADGCDFVCRSKPRNVPAAYRGVGDDQLGEESEERDDHLLPM comes from the exons ATGTTCCCCTTCTCTGGCTGCTGGAGGACTGAACTGTTATTGTTGCTACTCCTGGCTGTGGCTGTGAGAGAATCCTGGCAGATAGAAGAAAAATCGTGTGACCTGGTAGGAGAGAAGGATAAGGAGTCAAAGAACGAGGTGGCTCTCCTGGAGAGGTTACGGCCACTGTTTAACAAAAG TTTTGAGAGTACTGTGGGCCAGGGCTCAGACACATACAGCTACATATTCAGAGTATGCCGGGAAGCTAGCAACCACTCCTCTGGAGCAGGCCTGGTCCAGATCAACAAAAGCAATGACAAGGAGACAGTGGTTGGGAGAATCAACGAGACTCACATCTTCAATGGAA GTAATTGGATCATGCTGATATATAAAGGGGGTGATGAATATGACAACCACTGTGGCAAAGAGCAGCGCCGTGCAGTGGTGATGATCTCCTGCAATCGGCACACACTAGCG GCTAATTTTAACCCAGTGTCTGAGGAACGAGGCAAAGTCCAGGATTGCTTCTACCTCTTTGAGATGGATAGCAGCCTGGCCTGTTCACCAGAGGTCTCACACCTCAGTGTGGGCTCGATCTTACTTGTCAT ATTTGCATCATTGGTTGCTGTCTATATCATTGGGGGTTTCTTATACCAGCGACTGGTAGTGGGGGCCAAGGGAATGGAGCAGTTTCCTCATCTGGCCTTCTGGCAGGATCTTGGCAACCTAGTAGCT GATGGTTGTGACTTTGTGTGCCGATCCAAACCCCGCAATGTGCCTGCAGCATATCGTGGAGTGGGAGATGACCAGCTGGGTGAAGAGTCGGAAGAAAGGGATGATCATCTGCTACCAATGTGA